The proteins below come from a single Natranaerobius trueperi genomic window:
- a CDS encoding folate family ECF transporter S component, translating to MSNKNQILNLNFSSKQLATAGLLVAMEIIFTRFFSVMIPIGGIGGIRLGLGPVPIIISGLLFGPVLGGFVGGGANILGFWMNTYGVAFPNPLIFLATVMYGVLPPLILKFLKSSQPPSRVHMCIAILITQLVSSIFLTTYGLQFIYGVPFISILPPRILSNFVLIPGYSIICTFIYTKIYQSPAVKTIQNNP from the coding sequence ATGTCTAATAAGAATCAAATATTAAATCTTAATTTTTCAAGTAAACAACTTGCTACTGCAGGATTATTAGTAGCTATGGAGATAATTTTTACACGGTTCTTTTCGGTTATGATTCCAATAGGAGGAATTGGTGGTATCCGTTTAGGTTTAGGCCCTGTTCCAATTATTATATCTGGACTTTTATTTGGTCCTGTTCTTGGAGGATTTGTTGGTGGAGGCGCCAATATCCTAGGGTTTTGGATGAATACTTATGGTGTTGCATTTCCTAACCCTTTGATCTTTTTGGCTACAGTTATGTATGGTGTTTTACCACCTTTAATACTAAAGTTTTTAAAATCTAGTCAACCACCGTCAAGAGTACATATGTGTATAGCAATCTTAATCACACAACTTGTAAGCTCAATTTTCTTAACAACTTATGGTCTACAATTCATATATGGTGTTCCATTTATCTCTATACTACCACCAAGAATATTATCTAATTTTGTGTTAATACCCGGATATAGTATTATTTGTACCTTTATTTATACTAAGATTTATCAATCACCAGCGGTTAAAACAATTCAGAATAACCCGTAA
- a CDS encoding DJ-1/PfpI family protein, whose translation MTPFNVETIAESNEKVNCRHGLQVQPDKSFDTNNNYDILVVPGGLGVREQLNNEKIRL comes from the coding sequence ATGACACCTTTTAATGTAGAAACAATAGCAGAATCTAATGAAAAAGTTAACTGTAGACATGGATTACAAGTACAACCAGATAAGAGTTTTGACACTAATAACAACTATGATATTTTAGTTGTACCTGGGGGACTAGGGGTTAGAGAACAATTAAATAATGAAAAAATTAGACTTTAA